From one Desulfurococcus sp. genomic stretch:
- a CDS encoding amino acid ABC transporter permease, whose product MNYIPLILSGLPNTMILAFGGFTIGLLLGSILAFLEMYTPKPLSTIALLVEEAIRGTPLLVVMFIVFFGLPAIGISLDPVSAAVVSIGIRSLAYQSQIIRGALSSIPAGQLEAALSIGMSRGQAFTSIVIPQAIRIAVPGLVNQFTIDLKDTSIAYAIGVAEVFTQAVHVAQVIFDYLTPLLFVGLIYFTLTFTVSRVSEYFYRRYSIPGLGGGV is encoded by the coding sequence TTGAACTACATCCCATTAATTCTAAGCGGTCTACCTAACACTATGATACTCGCATTTGGAGGATTTACTATAGGATTACTTCTCGGCTCAATCCTAGCCTTCCTTGAAATGTATACGCCTAAGCCATTATCAACAATAGCATTACTTGTTGAGGAAGCTATTAGAGGAACACCTCTCCTCGTAGTAATGTTCATAGTCTTCTTCGGGCTACCCGCTATTGGGATATCACTGGATCCTGTTAGCGCTGCTGTAGTCTCGATCGGGATCCGTAGTCTAGCCTATCAATCCCAGATCATTCGGGGTGCACTAAGCTCTATACCTGCAGGCCAGCTGGAGGCTGCACTATCCATCGGGATGAGTAGAGGGCAGGCTTTCACCAGCATAGTGATCCCTCAGGCGATTAGGATAGCTGTCCCAGGTCTTGTAAACCAGTTTACAATAGACTTAAAAGATACATCTATAGCCTACGCTATAGGTGTAGCAGAAGTATTCACTCAGGCAGTTCACGTCGCCCAAGTAATCTTCGATTACCTCACCCCCCTGCTTTTCGTTGGATTAATATACTTCACGTTAACCTTTACTGTAAGCCGTGTCTCAGAGTACTTTTACCGCAGGTATTCTATACCAGGCCTAGGTGGTGGAGTGTAG
- a CDS encoding winged helix-turn-helix domain-containing protein: MRFKDYALPALVLIALLVAGFNTPTALAEASLASVKYVVYYDPYGNAGFLYVTLVLSAQPGILVNISIPARIFEDSSLELLNYTGSGVSSLIAKYDDITGLALVLCEVNTTSPSLTMYFSLTNATREIIAGSYTSTLNLLWYQGGSMNLQVEVYLAGVFNATITPLRDSSSYRVNIIDNTTAILFTSPTMYFIVLTTPVSIITPSPTTPPPTLPPGVTGTPTTTPPGASPTQTPTLLPVPQGSPWGNLLLLAVVLAIIAAVAAVFLWRRSYVGKIEVADIMSDTVARSIIRLLGEASGSRLTQAEVTSRTGFPKSSVSRRIKRLEEEGYITVERTGKYNYLELTPKGWEAYKRITGRK, encoded by the coding sequence TTGAGGTTTAAGGATTACGCTCTTCCAGCTCTAGTGCTTATAGCTCTACTTGTAGCCGGCTTTAATACTCCTACAGCTTTAGCTGAAGCCAGTCTAGCCAGCGTGAAGTACGTAGTCTACTATGATCCATATGGGAATGCCGGCTTCCTCTATGTGACACTAGTGCTTTCAGCTCAACCCGGGATTCTAGTCAATATATCGATTCCCGCTAGGATCTTTGAGGATTCATCACTCGAGCTACTCAACTATACTGGCAGCGGCGTGAGCTCCTTGATCGCTAAATACGATGATATTACAGGCCTAGCCCTAGTGCTGTGCGAGGTTAATACTACTTCACCAAGCCTCACAATGTACTTTTCTCTCACTAATGCTACAAGAGAGATCATCGCAGGCTCCTATACATCGACATTAAACTTGCTCTGGTATCAAGGAGGCAGCATGAACCTACAGGTTGAAGTATATCTTGCTGGAGTATTCAATGCCACTATAACACCACTTAGAGATTCTTCAAGCTATAGAGTCAATATCATTGATAATACAACTGCAATACTGTTTACATCACCAACAATGTACTTTATCGTTTTAACTACACCAGTAAGCATTATCACCCCTTCACCCACAACACCACCTCCTACTCTACCACCTGGGGTCACAGGGACTCCTACCACGACACCGCCCGGTGCGAGCCCTACTCAGACTCCCACTCTGCTTCCAGTACCGCAAGGTTCCCCCTGGGGGAACCTGCTCTTGCTGGCAGTAGTACTAGCTATCATAGCAGCGGTTGCAGCAGTATTCCTATGGAGGAGGAGTTATGTGGGGAAGATAGAGGTTGCCGATATAATGAGTGATACTGTTGCGAGAAGCATAATAAGGTTGCTGGGTGAGGCTAGTGGAAGCCGTCTAACACAGGCAGAGGTGACTAGTAGAACCGGATTCCCTAAATCCAGTGTTAGCAGGAGAATTAAGAGACTCGAGGAGGAGGGATACATTACAGTTGAGCGGACAGGTAAGTACAATTACCTGGAGCTCACACCTAAAGGATGGGAGGCGTACAAGAGGATTACGGGGAGGAAATGA
- a CDS encoding amino acid ABC transporter permease, whose protein sequence is MNSERILEILYRYTPMLLEGLENTIILTLASFAIGFTLGLLIASGRVYGPRLLRSALTVYVEVVRGTPMLLQLFLIYYALPGVGVVLNPVEAAIIGMGLNSAAYQSEYIRSSIKAVPAGQWEAALSLGMTRWQVITSIILPLALRSSIPPLTNELVYLLQYSSIAYFLTVVELVYAGKIIGAETFAYLEVYTIIAVIYLALSLIITRSMRYLEKKASVPGLLTPLASAPT, encoded by the coding sequence ATGAACTCTGAGAGGATTCTTGAAATACTGTATAGATATACCCCTATGCTGCTAGAGGGGCTTGAGAACACTATAATATTAACGCTAGCTTCATTCGCTATAGGCTTCACTCTAGGCTTGCTCATAGCGTCTGGGAGGGTCTACGGGCCTAGGCTACTCCGCTCAGCTCTCACAGTATACGTTGAGGTTGTTAGGGGTACACCTATGCTTCTCCAGTTATTCCTAATATACTATGCTCTACCAGGTGTCGGCGTAGTCTTAAACCCAGTGGAGGCAGCAATTATAGGTATGGGGCTCAACAGTGCAGCCTATCAATCAGAGTATATACGTAGCTCGATTAAGGCTGTACCAGCAGGCCAGTGGGAAGCCGCATTATCTCTTGGAATGACGCGCTGGCAGGTTATAACTTCAATAATACTACCCCTAGCTCTACGCTCCTCAATACCTCCTTTAACTAATGAGCTCGTGTATCTGCTTCAGTACTCGTCGATAGCGTACTTTCTAACAGTTGTAGAACTAGTCTACGCTGGAAAAATAATAGGAGCTGAAACCTTCGCGTACCTCGAGGTATACACTATAATAGCAGTCATATACCTAGCGTTATCTCTAATAATAACTAGATCCATGAGGTATCTTGAGAAGAAGGCTAGTGTACCTGGACTTCTAACACCTCTAGCCTCCGCGCCAACTTAG
- a CDS encoding transcriptional regulator, producing MSRDQLVGVGLLVASIIVILVYAYILFFTEYSWLLVQITLIIAVAGVFGILGWIGYTLATTPPPKPIEEIEKEIEAELKKLQEESTSQST from the coding sequence TTGAGTAGGGATCAGCTTGTCGGAGTAGGTCTTCTAGTAGCATCAATTATAGTGATATTAGTCTACGCATACATATTATTCTTCACTGAGTACTCATGGCTACTCGTCCAGATAACCCTGATAATAGCTGTTGCAGGAGTCTTCGGGATACTAGGGTGGATAGGGTACACGCTGGCTACAACACCACCACCAAAGCCCATCGAGGAGATAGAGAAAGAGATTGAAGCAGAGTTAAAGAAGCTTCAAGAAGAATCCACCAGCCAGTCAACTTAA
- a CDS encoding 30S ribosomal protein S27e, which translates to MRKRRILIPAPRSRFYKVVCKVCGAENIVFSHATFPARCKVCGTQLVEPTGGKARILRDRAEIVSELG; encoded by the coding sequence GTGAGGAAGAGACGGATACTAATACCTGCACCAAGAAGCCGGTTCTACAAGGTGGTATGCAAGGTCTGCGGAGCCGAGAACATAGTGTTCAGTCATGCAACCTTCCCGGCTAGATGTAAAGTCTGCGGTACACAGCTCGTAGAGCCTACTGGAGGGAAAGCTAGAATACTCAGAGATAGAGCTGAAATAGTTTCAGAGCTAGGCTAG
- a CDS encoding lysophospholipase — translation MYKEGFASLSSGLKAFYRAWIPEEVVRGVVIGVHGFAEHSGRYSHVGEAFAKHGYAFYMHDLRGHGRTAQGSDAGYIDRFSEFLDDLDSFIDYVSLDSGSSNLALLGHSMGGLIVLHYLAEKKEKRVKAAVVTGAATLIEYPVLQRTLLSLVAFFKPKARVDLPIKPELLSSDTSVGEKYMSDNLVLKKPSLRLIYELYKASKSIWRKIGEIETPILVIHGGDDKIIPPQGSIKLYRELRVKDKELKVYEGMRHEVLNEHDWMSVVEYIVKWLNAHMAL, via the coding sequence GTGTATAAAGAGGGGTTTGCGAGCCTCTCCTCGGGGTTGAAGGCTTTCTACAGAGCGTGGATACCTGAGGAAGTAGTGAGAGGTGTTGTTATTGGTGTGCACGGTTTTGCTGAGCATAGCGGTAGATACAGTCATGTAGGTGAAGCCTTCGCCAAGCACGGCTATGCATTCTACATGCATGATTTAAGAGGTCACGGGAGGACTGCCCAGGGTAGCGATGCCGGCTACATAGATAGGTTCAGCGAGTTTCTAGACGACTTAGACTCGTTCATAGACTACGTTTCCCTGGATTCAGGCTCCAGTAATCTAGCGCTACTGGGTCATAGCATGGGAGGACTAATAGTACTCCACTACCTCGCCGAGAAGAAGGAGAAGCGTGTTAAAGCCGCAGTGGTTACTGGTGCAGCCACGCTAATCGAATACCCGGTTCTCCAGAGAACACTACTCTCTCTTGTAGCTTTCTTCAAGCCTAAAGCTAGAGTAGACCTTCCAATAAAACCAGAACTGTTATCAAGTGATACAAGTGTCGGCGAGAAATACATGTCAGATAACCTAGTCTTGAAGAAGCCTTCACTGAGATTAATCTACGAGCTCTACAAGGCTTCAAAAAGCATATGGAGGAAGATTGGGGAGATAGAAACACCCATATTAGTGATACATGGAGGCGACGACAAGATAATTCCTCCACAGGGAAGCATTAAACTCTACAGAGAGCTACGAGTTAAAGATAAAGAGTTAAAAGTATACGAGGGAATGCGTCACGAGGTACTCAATGAGCATGATTGGATGAGTGTAGTCGAGTATATAGTCAAATGGCTTAATGCTCACATGGCTTTATAA
- a CDS encoding 50S ribosomal protein L44e has product MRIPKVIVTYCPRCRTHTEHSVTIYKHGKRRSLAEGERRYSRKKKGYGSKRKPEQKRFAKVTKKTVLKLKCQKCGYIIHRKGLRLKKAELVEVGK; this is encoded by the coding sequence TTGAGGATACCTAAAGTAATAGTGACCTACTGCCCTAGGTGCAGGACTCACACAGAGCACAGCGTCACAATATATAAGCATGGAAAGAGGAGGAGCCTGGCTGAAGGAGAGAGACGCTACTCTAGAAAGAAGAAAGGATACGGCTCGAAGAGGAAGCCGGAGCAGAAGAGGTTTGCAAAGGTAACTAAGAAGACAGTCTTGAAGCTGAAGTGCCAGAAGTGCGGCTACATAATTCACAGAAAGGGATTGAGACTTAAGAAAGCTGAGCTAGTTGAGGTGGGTAAGTAG
- a CDS encoding GNAT family N-acetyltransferase — translation MESPEYPISHTSTVIYARLPDGSKAYIKYSVEGGVMKLISTYTPPQYRGKGIAARLMEYALRLARENKWLVEPICSYAVYYFMKNPGARDVLLDKYKALSTEEWRKLFEEALAREKESEGKS, via the coding sequence GTGGAGTCGCCAGAATACCCAATATCTCACACCTCAACTGTCATATACGCGAGGCTACCCGATGGTAGTAAAGCTTACATAAAGTACAGTGTAGAAGGCGGCGTCATGAAGCTTATTTCAACCTACACGCCACCACAGTATAGGGGCAAGGGGATTGCAGCTAGACTCATGGAGTATGCTCTAAGATTAGCGAGAGAGAATAAGTGGCTGGTTGAACCAATATGCAGCTACGCTGTATACTACTTCATGAAGAACCCCGGTGCTAGAGACGTGCTCTTAGATAAATATAAGGCTTTAAGCACTGAGGAGTGGAGAAAGCTTTTCGAAGAGGCTTTAGCGAGGGAAAAAGAGAGTGAAGGTAAGAGTTAA
- a CDS encoding MoaD/ThiS family protein has product MKVRVKYMLWLKDKTGISEEIVEVDGECSIRSLLSMLGGKHSGLARYIEGILEGRSEIIVLHNSKTPANGLESILRDMDEVVLIPSVSGGIFLNGVT; this is encoded by the coding sequence GTGAAGGTAAGAGTTAAGTACATGCTATGGCTGAAGGATAAAACCGGTATCAGCGAGGAAATAGTGGAAGTAGATGGAGAGTGCAGTATAAGAAGCCTGCTCTCCATGCTAGGTGGAAAGCATAGTGGTCTCGCCAGGTACATTGAAGGTATACTAGAAGGGAGATCTGAGATAATCGTGCTGCACAACTCGAAGACCCCGGCTAATGGCTTAGAGAGCATTCTCAGAGATATGGATGAAGTAGTCTTAATACCCTCTGTCTCTGGAGGAATATTTTTAAATGGCGTGACATGA
- a CDS encoding amino acid ABC transporter ATP-binding protein, whose amino-acid sequence MGDIVLRVEDLWKKYGSTEILRGVTFEVERGEVKIVMGSSGAGKSTLLRCINLLVTPDKGRIMLEGEEVFPKPSKSISSIRQRIGFVFQHFNLFMHLTALENVEIGLVKVKKLPRDEARHRAIEALKMVGIGEDLWHKYPAQLSGGQQQRVAIARAIAMEPSIILMDEPTSALDPELVGEVLRVIEKLAEAKTTMLIVTHEMDFALRAADEIMIMDNGVIVEKGPPEEIIENPRHERTRRFIESIRGRRIK is encoded by the coding sequence GTGGGTGATATAGTTCTAAGAGTAGAGGACTTATGGAAGAAGTATGGGTCTACTGAGATTCTAAGAGGGGTTACATTTGAGGTCGAGCGCGGTGAAGTCAAAATTGTAATGGGTTCAAGCGGTGCCGGTAAATCAACCCTGCTGAGATGCATTAACCTCCTGGTGACCCCTGATAAAGGTAGAATAATGCTTGAAGGCGAGGAGGTATTCCCTAAGCCCTCGAAAAGTATTAGTAGTATCAGGCAGAGAATAGGCTTCGTATTCCAGCACTTTAATTTATTCATGCATTTAACAGCACTAGAAAACGTTGAAATTGGACTCGTGAAAGTCAAGAAGCTGCCTAGAGATGAAGCTAGACATAGAGCCATCGAGGCATTAAAAATGGTTGGAATAGGAGAGGACCTCTGGCATAAGTACCCGGCTCAACTATCTGGTGGACAGCAGCAGCGTGTTGCCATAGCACGCGCGATAGCCATGGAGCCATCGATAATACTAATGGATGAACCTACCTCTGCCTTAGATCCAGAGCTTGTCGGAGAGGTATTAAGAGTTATTGAGAAGCTAGCTGAAGCGAAAACCACGATGCTCATAGTAACCCATGAAATGGATTTCGCCCTGAGAGCAGCGGATGAGATAATGATCATGGATAACGGTGTTATTGTTGAGAAGGGGCCTCCAGAGGAGATAATCGAGAACCCCAGGCATGAGAGAACTAGAAGGTTCATTGAAAGTATTAGAGGTAGGAGAATCAAATGA
- a CDS encoding DNA primase, with protein MSTRSLLLKYPFIARPGDLGIGDLDLRVLVESMSDRLREVFPRVFKDILGKRAEVNLQFFESSDESLACYMLLLAVAKALNDTRLLNRIAIAYAKTAARTLVRESGHVIRYISLRVGVNVEFTESPDEKQPARLDIVEKPSRRRVNARFKPLQYSIPLLDYVRIVAERLSQNPAYSLENNIVANGRVYVDEKTITRILEEAIVRHVLDQAEEAVELVNGPVLEAFVSEARRILNEAGWYKKASPGSLAETIEGVNPEALPPCIKRIISLVDSGGNPSHEERFNLAAFLANIGLSIDAILEYFKKTPDFNERIARYQVEHIAGLRGSRRKYMPYNCESMKSAGICPVDGQCKGGRNPLAVYKYNLKAMQRKPASRAS; from the coding sequence GTGAGTACCCGAAGCCTCCTCTTGAAGTACCCTTTCATTGCTAGGCCAGGCGATCTAGGTATTGGAGACCTTGATCTACGAGTACTCGTTGAATCTATGAGCGATAGGCTACGCGAGGTTTTCCCCAGGGTGTTCAAGGACATCCTGGGTAAGAGAGCTGAAGTTAACCTGCAGTTTTTCGAGAGCAGTGATGAAAGTCTTGCATGCTACATGCTCCTCCTCGCTGTAGCTAAAGCACTTAATGACACTAGGCTTCTCAATAGAATCGCCATAGCGTATGCTAAGACTGCTGCGAGAACCCTGGTTAGGGAGAGTGGGCATGTAATCCGCTATATATCGCTTAGAGTAGGAGTGAACGTAGAGTTCACTGAGAGCCCTGATGAGAAGCAGCCGGCACGATTAGATATCGTAGAGAAACCTTCTAGGAGGCGTGTTAATGCTAGATTCAAGCCACTCCAGTACTCAATCCCGCTGCTAGACTACGTGAGGATAGTTGCAGAGAGGCTCTCGCAGAATCCAGCTTACAGCTTGGAGAATAATATAGTTGCTAACGGCAGAGTATACGTTGACGAGAAAACTATTACAAGGATACTTGAGGAAGCCATAGTAAGGCATGTTCTAGATCAAGCCGAAGAAGCTGTAGAGCTAGTTAACGGGCCGGTACTAGAAGCCTTCGTCAGCGAGGCTAGGAGAATACTGAATGAAGCAGGATGGTATAAGAAGGCTAGTCCAGGAAGCCTAGCCGAGACTATAGAGGGAGTTAACCCTGAAGCTCTCCCCCCGTGTATTAAACGAATTATAAGCCTGGTTGACTCAGGCGGGAACCCTAGCCACGAGGAGAGATTTAATCTAGCGGCATTCCTCGCTAACATCGGGTTAAGCATTGACGCGATCCTCGAGTACTTCAAGAAGACACCGGATTTCAATGAGAGGATCGCGAGATACCAGGTTGAGCATATTGCAGGGTTAAGAGGTAGCAGGAGGAAATACATGCCGTATAACTGTGAAAGCATGAAGTCAGCTGGAATATGCCCTGTAGATGGGCAGTGTAAGGGTGGAAGAAACCCTCTAGCTGTCTACAAGTATAACTTGAAAGCTATGCAGCGTAAGCCGGCTTCAAGAGCTTCTTAA